One Osmerus eperlanus chromosome 16, fOsmEpe2.1, whole genome shotgun sequence DNA segment encodes these proteins:
- the otol1a gene encoding otolin-1-A, whose amino-acid sequence MLCLRLFAMVMTLLVATLLVSQATGARTTRWPKPPSTKKPPRGGGGRDGPPGRLGSRQTTTTPAPSSSAATDDTTMDALLEASSPSPSDSSTYPDSYTTELHTDAAAPPGAGLGNYTLDYNECFFNFCECCPPEKGPVGAAGERGPAGLTGDRGPPGVPGERGEAGLRGPPGLAGANGPNGDKGDKGDLGPSGAPGRPGDRGELGLRGEKGEAGPVGARGHPGERGDPGLNGTRGDLGRDGPPGPQGPPGIKGQKGEKGEMGECSTLEKGEKGETGLPGRPGLNGELGPPGANGTNGPRGPPGERGEVGSPGPKGEAGGRGPSGPQGGRGMPGQKGDKGPKGVRGPKGPKGPKGVSAEQIRSAFSVGLFPSKSFPPPGLPVKFDKVFYNEEGHWDPTLSKFNVSHSGVYVFTYHITVRNRPLRAALVVNGARKLRTRDSLYGQDIDQASSLVLLRLAPGDQVWLETLRDWNGVYSSSEDDSTFSGFLLYADRQALT is encoded by the exons ATGCTGTGTCTCCGTCTGTTCGCGATGGTGATGACCCTGCTCGTGGCAACCCTTCTGGTGTCCCAGGCAACCGGCGCCCGAACCACACGCTGGCCGAAACCACCGAGCACTAAGAAACCCCcccgtggaggaggggggagagacggcCCCCCTGGTCGTCTGGGCTCCAGACAGACCACCACCACACCGGCCCCCTCCAGCAGCGCGGCCACAGACGACACCACCATGGACGCGCTGCTGGAGGCctcgtccccctccccctccgacaGCTCCACCTACCCAGACTCCTACACCACAGAGCTGCACACGGACGCCGCAGCGCCCCCCGGGGCCGGCCTGGGGAACTACACCCTGGACTACAACGAGTGCTTCTTTAACTTCTGCGAGTGCTGCCCCCCTGAGAAGGGCCCCGTGGGggcggcaggggagagggggccggCGGGGCTGACCGGGGACCGGGGCCCCCCAG gtgttccgggggagaggggggaggcaggtctGAGAGGTCCTCCTGGACTTGCAGGTGCCAATGGACCGAACGGAGACAAAG gaGACAAAGGAGACCTGGGACCCTCAGGAGCCCCAGGGAGGCCCGGagacagag GTGAGCtgggtctgaggggagagaaaggtgaGGCGGGCCCTGTCGGTGCCAGGGGCCaccctggggagaggggagacccaGGGCTGAACGGGACCAGAGGGGACCTGGGCAGGGACGGGCCTCCGGGCCCCCAGGGGCCCCCGGGCATCAAGGGGcaaaagggggagaagggggagatgggggagtgcTCCACGCTGgaaaagggggagaagggggagacagggttgcCCGGCCGACCAGGGCTGAACGGAGAACTGGGGCCTCCAGGGGCAAACGGGACCAACGGCCCCAGAGGGcccccaggggagaggggggaggtggggtcccCAGGGCccaagggggaggcagggggcaggggaccTTCCGGGCCCCAAGGGGGGAGAGGCATGCCTGGGCAGAAGGGGGATAAGGGCCCCAAAGGTGTCCGGGGCCCCAAGGGCCCTAAGGGCCCTAAGGGAGTAAGCGCGGAGCAGATCCGCTCTGCCTTCAGCGTGGGGCTGTTCCCCAGCAAGTCCTTCCCCCCTCCGGGGCTCCCGGTCAAGTTCGACAAGGTTTTCTACAACGAGGAGGGCCACTGGGACCCGACGCTCAGCAAGTTCAACGTGAGCCACTCCGGCGTCTACGTGTTCACCTACCACATCACGGTGAGGAACCGGCCGCTGCGCGCCGCGCTGGTGGTGAACGGGGCTCGGAAGCTGCGGACACGGGACTCTCTGTACGGCCAGGACATCGACCAGGCGTCCAGCCTGGTGCTGCTGCGGCTGGCTCCGGGGGACCAGGTGTGGCTGGAGACTCTCAGGGACTGGAACGGGGTCTACTCCAGCAGCGAGGACGACAGCACCTTCTCTGGGTTCCTGCTCTACGCCGACCGCCAAGCCCTCACCTGA